In the genome of Mogibacterium neglectum, the window CATTGTTCTCATATACGTAGGAGCAGTGTCTCAGGCTGATCTTGTATGGAATATGGCTGATATGGCACAGGGCTTCATGGTAATTACTAACATGCCGGTAATTCTAGTTCTCGGTGGAACTGCGGTTAGATGCTTGAATGACTATAGGAAACAGAAACATGCTGGTCTTGACCCGCATTTTATCGCTTCAGACATCGGTATACACGACGAGACGGATTTCTGGAAATAGCAGAATTTGGAAGAAGCTAAAGTTAACACATATTTTGAATATATTAGGAGACCGCTATGTGCAGATGCATATAGCGGTCTCTTGATGTTGCGCGTGCTAAGTGATAACATTAAATCTATTCATAAGCAGTATTGTTGGAGGTCAAAACATGAGAAAGGGCAAACGAGTTCTTATAACAGATGGGGTGAATGCCGGTGGAGATATGCTCGTAAGAAGTTTTGCTTCGTACGGTGCATCTACAGCTTTCTTTTACAGTAATTCGTACGACAAGGCTATTGCTCTTAGCAAAGAGGCGAGTGCGCTTAATATTAGGTGTAAAGCATCTAAGCTTGATTCATTATGGTCAGCACTTGAGGTGCTAAGAGGATACTTCGATGATGAACTTGACGTGCTTGTGTTAAACATCGATATTTCTGATGGTACTAGTTTCGATGATATGGATGGTGATAAATGGCGTCATAGAGTGATTGCGGAAATTGATGGGCTATTTTATACGATTAGAGCACTAAGACCTTTTTTAAACCGACGCAGTGGAAGTGTGGTAATAACTGCGGCAAAAAACAAAAACTCTGGATTCGCATGCGACATACTAGAATCATATATAGAGGGCTTTACGATATCTTTATCAAAATCGCTTAACGATGCAAATATCACTGTAAATGCTATAATTTATGAGAAAAATGACAGTCTTGGGGCACATGTTGCAGATGCAACTAGACAGCTGGCATCAAGCAGCTCATCGTTTATTACAGGACAAATAGTCCGACTGTAGAGTATAAAAGGGGGACTAATATGAGATTCAAGACCCATTATAATATTAGATCGTATGAAGTCGACCTACATGGTGCGCTTAAACCTATGCAGCTTATGCAGCTTCTTCAAGAATCTGGTGATAGGCAGATGAGAGAAGAAGCGGTCGCATACGACGAACTGTATACTAAGGAACATAAATCTTTTGTAGTTAGTCGAATGAATATCGAGGTATTTAGACCAGTAGAAAAGTATTCAGATGTGAATGTAGAAACATGGATTGTTCCTGGAAAAGGTGCAAATTTTCCGCGTGGTTATGAAATGTATAAAGATGGTCAGTTGGTTGCAAAAGCCATCTGTAATTGGGCTCTCGTTGACACTATTACTGGAAAGCTTATAGCTAGCAAAGATTATGATATGGGTACTTATTCTATGGATGAGGCTCCAGAACTCTCGATTCCAAGGAGGTTTAGAATCCCTAAAGAGCTTAAGTTTCAAGAGGTTGAGAGTTCCAAGGTTGCGATGTCGATGATAGATATTAATATGCATATGAATAATACTGTATATGCATCTAAGCTGTACGATAATATTGATGATGCCGAAAAGTATTTTATAACATCGATTAATCTTAGGTACGTACACGAAGCGCCGCTGGGCAGCGAGTTTAAGGTTTATCGCAGCGATGCCGTGGATCCTGGCGAAATGGATTGTAGGGCGGAAAAACTAGTATATTTTTATACAGAAGCAGACGGATTGCTAAATCTTGAGGCAGCTGTGGGACTTAAAAAAGTGATTATCTAAAAGTGTATCTTTGCTCACTTGATGAATGATTATTAAATGAATTTATGATGGAGGACTGGATTTGAACAGTCTTCTTTTTTTATGAAAAAAATCAGTGAAATTACTGAAAAATACATAAAAATACCAATAAAGTGTTGAATTGTGGAGAGAAGTGGTTTAAAATGGAGGAGCAAATATAAAAAATAGAATTTGTGTGCAAAGAGGGAAGAGATGTTTACCGGGACTTATGAAAATTCAATAGACAGCAAGAACCGGTTAATCATTCCGGCAAAGTACAGAAATCAGCTCGGTGGGGAGTGCGTTCTATCAAGAGGGTATGACCGTTGCATCTACATCTATACGATGGAAGATTGGGGGCTGTTAGTAGAGAAGTTAAAAGAACTTAGACAATCAGATCCAGCTATACGAGAGTTCATCAGAAAGCTATTCTCTCAGGCTAGCGAGTGTAAACTTGATTCTCAGGGACGAGTAATAGTTCCTGCCAATCTCAAAAGCTATGCGAGGATAGATAAAGATCTAGTAACATTGGGTGCAATGGATAAGATAGAAGTTTGGAGCAAGGAAATCTTCAATGAAAATGAGGATGACAATCCTATGGATGATGAAGATTTTATAGCTAAGTTAGCTGAGTATGGGCTTTAGGAGAGATGATGACGTTTGAACATGTGCCAGTTTTATTCAATGAGGTTATCGATTCACTCGACATAAAGGCAAATGGAACTTACATGGATGGCACGGTTGGGGGAGCAGGTCATTCCTCGGGGATCTGCAAGAGACTCAGTGAGGACGGGCATCTGGTTGCAGTTGATAGAGATAGTATCGCTCTTGAGACCGCAAAGATAAGACTCAATAAGTTCAAGTGTGAGAAGACATTCATTCATGCGAATTACAGTGATACAAACAAGATAAAGGAGAAGGTTGAAACTGTAGATGGGATTCTCTTAGACCTAGGAGTTTCGTCATATCAGCTAGATACAGCTGAACGAGGGTTTTCATACATGCATGATGCTCCTATGGATATGCGTATGAATGAGGACGACATGTTCACAGCGGCGACCGTGGTAAATGAATATTCAGAAGCTGAGCTTTTCCGAATAATCAAGGAGTACGGCGAGGAGCGCTGGGCGTCACGCATAGCTAAGTTCATAGTTAAAGTGAGAGATGAAAAACATATAGAGACCACGGGACAACTGGTAGAGATTATAAAGGCTGCTATTCCAGCCTCAGCAAGACGAACAGGGCCTCATCCGGCAAAGAGAACATTTCAAGCGATTAGGATAGAGGTAAATGGAGAGCTAGAACATCTAAAGCTAGCGATGGAGAGACTTCCTGATCTATTAGCGCCTGGTGGAAGAATGTCTGTTATAACATTCCATTCACTAGAAGACAGAATAGTAAAGGATGCGTTTAACAAGAGATTGAATCCATGCACCTGTCCGCCGGAGCTACCTGTGTGTGTATGCGGTAAAGTGGCAGATGTAAGGAAAATTACGAGAAAGCCATTGGTAGCAAGCGAACAAGAGCTTGAGGAGAATCCGAGAGCAAGAAGCGCGAAGCTAAGAGTTATTGAGAAAATTTAAGGGTATTCAGTAAGGGAGAAGAAGGAAATGCAAGTTGCGACTAACGTAGCAGGAACAATGAATAGCGGAACTCATGTTGCTAGAAGAGGCTCTGGTAGCATCAATCGTAGCACTAGGGCAAGACAGAATTCGAGAATGCTGGCTATAGTTATTGTGGCGGGGATTATGTGCCTTATGATGGTGGTTATGTCTGCATTTGCGGCAAATCTCAATCAAGAAAACAATCAGCTACAGAAGAAGAATGATTATATTCAAGCAGAGGTCGATTCGTTGAATACGAAGATAAATGATGCGAGCAACATCAATAAAATTGAGAAAACTGCAACTGAGAAATATGGGATGGTACATTCAGAATCGCAAAACTGCGTTACCATTGGAGATTCAAAGTCTTCTGGCAAGACCAACCTAGCGTCAGCAATCAAGGATGAAGCTTATGAATAAATAGTCCATTTTGATTATAATGCCACTGATCCGAAATTGGATCGGTGGCTTTTTTCAAATATATACGTTATATATACAAAAAACGACAAGATATGGTATATAATGTAAGTTGTAGTGTTGCGGATAATTAGAGAATAATTAGGAGAATTTGATGGCTAAGTTCCACAATCCTTTAGATAAACAGAAAAAGAAGGGTTCAAGTAAAAGCAAGGCAGTTAGTGCAACCGCCAAAACCAATAATCGCAAGGCTGTTAGCACAGCAGTTACTGCTGAAAATAAAAGCCGGCTTGGTTTTGGATTTCTTGCAATTGTAGTATGCTTTACAATTCTAATATTTCGTTTAGCATTTTGGCAGGTTATTAAGTCTGATGATTTAAATGCGAAGGCTGCTGAGATGCAGAAGATAGATACAGAGCTTGATCCCGTTAGAGGTAATATTTACGACAGAAATAAAAAGGTTTTAGCGCAGACAGTTACAAAGTATGAACTTTACGGATATTCGCTTAACCTATATAAGAAAAAGGGACTAGATAGTTCTGCCAAAGAGAAGAATTTGCGTGACCTATCCAAGCTATCTGGCGATAGTCGTAAGGAGATGAAGAAAAAACTCTCCGGCAAAGATAATCTAGTTTTACTAGCAAAAGGTCTAGATCAAAGCCAGGTGAATAAGGCCCAGAAAGAGTGGGGGGATGATATTGTAGTCAAGACAAAGGTTACTAGGTCGTATCCGAATGGAACATTTGCATCGACCCTAATTGGCTCAGTAGACAGCAAAAACACAGGGCTTAATGGTCTAGAATATCAGTATAATGAGAAGCTTGCCGGAATTAAAGGAAGAGTGGTTAGAACGACAGACATATATGGCAATTCACTTTCTGTAGGAAGCAGTAAGTATTACTCCCCGCAGAATGGCGATAGCCTTGTGACATCGATAGATGAAGTAATTCAACACTACGTTGAAGATGCGCTAGCAGAGGGCATGGACGACACTGGGGCTGAGTCGATTACATGCATAGTGATGGATCCTCGTACAGGAGATATTCTGGCTATGGCAAGTACTCCAAGCTATGACCCTAACAATCCGTATACACCGTCAGGCGATGAAGCGAAAAAATTCAAGTCTCTCAGCACCAAGGAAAAGAGTGCTTACCTTAGTAGAATGTGGACCAATCCAGCTGTCAGTGGGCTTTATGAGCCTGGATCGACATTTAAGCTGATAACATCTTCGTCCGCTATCGAATCTGGAACCACAACCGATTCGTCTAGATATAGTTGTCCTGGATATATCAATGTGGATGGAACAAAGCTAAATTGCTGGAGCCCAGTTCCACACGGAACTCAGAATATCACGGAAGCCGTTGGAAATTCATGCAACCCTGCACTAGCTAGAGTTGCCCTCGATATGGGAAAGATTAACTTCTACAAGTATATAGATATCTTCGGATTTACGCAGAAGACTAGAGTGGATTTGCCTGGAGAAGCTGACCCAATAATTAAGAATAAGAATAATGTGAGTAACGTTGATATTGCCACGATGGGATATGGACAGGGAATAGCTATTTCCCCAATCCAGCTGATGACTGCTGTAAATTCACTTGGTAATGACGGAATAATGATGCAGCCTAAAGCAGTAAAGGAAATCATAGGGCCCGATGGCAAGGTTAAGAAAGTAATTAAAAATAGACGTCTAAGGCAGACAATTTCAAAGTCAACTGCCGATAAGATGCGTTCTATCATGGAGTACTACGTATCGGATGGTGGCGGTACAAGCGCATATCTGGCTGGATATAGGGTCGGAGGTAAAACCGGTACTGCAAATATCGCTGAGAATTCAGGATACTCTGAACAGACCATAGCTTCGTTTATCGCTATGGCACCGATGGACGATCCTCAGGTATCAATTCTCGTTATGGTAACGAGACCTAAGAAGAGTATTTACGGTGCAGCCAATGCCGGTCCTATAGTCAAGAAAATCCTCGAAAAGACACTTGTGTATAAAGGCATAGAGCGTAAATACTCAAAGAGCGAGAAGAGTGCCCTAGCAAAAGCAGAGATTTCTGTCCCTGATGTTACAGGTATTAATAGCAGTGAGGCGATAAGTAAGATTACTGCTGCAGGGCTCAAGGCTAAAAAGATGCCAGAAGGAACTGGTGATTCATTCGTTGTAATCGATCAGTACCCTAAGAAGGGTGATAAGATTGCTAAAGGCGGTACGGTATACATTTATAGTGAATAATTAAGGGATAGTTTAATGAAGAAAACAGGAATTAAATATATTCTTGAATCCATGCATGGTGCAAAGCTCATATCTGACGCAGGGTCGAAAGAGGTCACTAGCGTTGCTATCGATTCAAGACAGGTGAAATCAGGAACACTGTTTTTTGCTGTTATAGGTGGGAGAAATGATGGTCATGATTTCCTACCAGCAGTTAAGGAAAGTGGATGTCTTGCAGCGGTGGTATCTAATCCCGATTGGGCTAATAAGATTGCAGAAACGGGTGATATGACGGTAATCCTAGTGAATAATACCAGAGATGCGCTCATGCAGCTTGCAAAACAGTATATGGCAGACTGGAAGGATCTAATCAAAGTTGCCATTACAGGTAGTGTTGGCAAGACGAGCACGAAAGATTTTCTGGGAGCAGTACTTTCGGCAAAGTACAAGACTGGGAAGACGCCAGGCAATCTTAACAGCGATTATGGAGTGCCACTAACAGTGTTTGGATTCGAAGAAGATATTGAAGCTGCTGTTATCGAAATGGGGGCAGGCGAGTCTGTGCACATTAGTGAGCTCGCTGATATTATTCATCCACAAATAGGGGTAGTAACAAACGTTGGAACTTCACATCTAGAAGTATTTGGAACGCGTGAGGAGTTGACGATTGAAAAGCTAGGTATCGCTAAATGCTTTAAAGACAATGAAACAATTATTGTTAATTCAGATTGCGACATGCTGACTAGGCAGAAGGTTAGTAGAATAGTGTCTGTTGGAACAGATATTTTAACAGTGGGCAGCAAAGGCGACGATAATTTTATATTATATAATATAAAAGATAAGGGGATAGATGGGGTTAGCTGTGCGTTAGATGTGTACACAGGTAATGAAGATTACGATGGTACATTCGAACTAAGCATACCTGTAGTTGGTGCCCACAATCTCGGAAATGCTGCACTTGCAATCGCTGTAGGTATGAGGCTAGGTATCAAGCCGAAAGATGCGATTTCAGCTTTGGCTGATACACATTTTTCATCAGGCCGTCTTGAGATTGACAGACGTGATAATTTAACAATTATAAATGATGTGTACAACGCTAGTCCGGAATCTATGAAAGCAGGGATCAAGATGCTTATGGCATCTAAGGCAGAAAGACATGTGGCGATACTCGGTGATATGTTTGAGCTGGGTGATGAGTCAGAAGTGCTCCATGAGAGTGTGGGAGATTATGCTGTAGGTGCCGGTCTCGATTTACTAATAACAATTGGAACCAATGCAGAAGCGATTGCTAATGCAGCAAAAGCTGCAAATCGCGAAGCTGGACGCAATATAGCTAGCCAAACAAGATTAATCTCGTATAAAGATAAAGATGAAGCGATCAAAGATCTTAGCACTATACTTCATAGAGGTGATCTAATTTTAGTGAAAGCATCTCGTGGTATGAAGCTAGAAGACGTTATTTCAGCTATTAATTAGCAAGGAAGAGGTAGATGAATATTTCACTTGTAGTTGTTTTTATAGTATCATTACTTATTTCGACAATAGGAACCAAACTTCTGATTCCATTTCTCAAACAGAAGCAGTTTGGTCAGTTCATTCGAGAAGAAGGTCCAGAGGCTCATAAAAAGAAAGCTGGTACACCGACTATGGGAGGTGTCATGATTGTTCTTGGCATTGTAGCAGGGCTTGCATATGCGATATTCACAAACGGAAATGCCGCTGACACTTTTGCGATAATCTTTACAATGCTTGTATTTGGTGCTATAGGATTTCTTGATGATTTTGAGAAAATTGCCAAGAAGAACAATCTGGGACTAACAGCTAAGCAGAAGATATTGCTGCAAGTTTTGCTAAGCCTTGGGATAGGTATATATATGATACTTGGTGGCAATGGGACAGATGTGCTCATTCCGTTTGTAAATGTTTATGTGAATTTCGGAGTGCTCTTTATGCCTTTCGTAATTCTGACAGAAGTCGCAATGTCCAACGGAGTTAATTTGTCCGATGGGCTTGATGGGCTCGCGTCATCAGTAACACTTGTTGTAGTGATTCTGCTTGCTGTAGTGGGATATACACACGATGTATACATCTTAACGGTTAGTGGACTGGCTATTGCGGGCTCGTTGATTGGTTTCCTAGTTTTCAACAAGTATCCAGCAAAGATATTTATGGGTGATACAGGATCAATGGCACTGGGAGGAGTTCTTTCAGCAATTGCCATTGTAAGTAAAACTGAATTCTTACTTCCGATAGCTGGCATAATATATGTAGTAGAATCGCTTTCGGTTATTATTCAGGTAGTATACTTTCGTAAGACAGGTGGCAAGAGGTTCTTTCGTATGGCGCCTATCCACCACCATTTTGAACTAGGTGGTATGAAAGAGTACAACGTAGTAAAACTATTTACACTCGTAACAGTATGCTCGAGTGTAGTTGCATATTTCTCAGTTGCATAGAACTGGTTAGGAGTGAATTATGAGTTACGCAGTTGATGAGTACAGAAGAGAAGTCGCAGATAAAAATATACTTGTTGTAGGCATGGGGCGCTCTGGGATGGCGGCTGTAAAAGAACTCCATGCTCTTGGTTCTACTATAACAGCACAGGACATCAATACAGTAGACAAGATAGATCCTAAATTCATAACATTCCTAGATAGAGAAGGTATCGAATATTATTTTGGATCGACACCGGAACACATGGATATCTTTGATATAGTCGTACTTAGTCCAGGAGTAAATCCAAATCTTGGATTCCTTAACGATGCAAGGAGCAAGGGTGTAGAAGTGATTGGAGAACTCGAGATGGCATATAGATTATCTCGTGGTAAGTTTGTAGCGATTACTGGCACTAATGGTAAGACGACAACTACAAGCCTGATAGGAAAAATTTTTGAAGAGTCTGGCAGGAAGTATACTGTGGTTGGCAATATAGGAGTTGCTACTATTTCAAAGGTACAGGACTCAACGGATGACGAATGGATGATAACCGAGGCTAGCAGTTTCCAACTCGAAACAGTTTTAAAATTCAAGCCGGTAGTATCTGTAATACTTAATTTTACTCCAGATCACCTTAATAGACATGGTAATATGGAAGCTTATGGTGCGTGTAAAGCGGCAATAGGTAAGAACCAATCTTCTGACGAGTATATGGTCATAAACTATGATGATAAGGCATGTCTTGCTCTTGGTGCTAACACCAAGGCTAGGCTTGTACCATTTAGCAGAATAGAAGAGCTTGAATTCGGAGCTTGTTTAGACGATGGCTACATAGTAATAAGAGATGAGAATGGAATAGTTCACCAAATTTGCAGTAAAGATGAGTTAAAAATAATTGGTAACCATAATCTGGAGAATGCTCTTGCGGCAGCTGCAGTTTCGTTCTTTACAGGAATAGAGACAGATGTCATTGCTTACGCACTTAAGAAATTTCCCGGTGTTGAACATAGAATAGAATACTGTGGGATTGTTGATGGAGCAAAGTTCTATAACGATTCAAAGGGAACGAATGTCGATGCTTCAATAATCGCGCTAAAAGCACTAGAAAAGGATATCATCCTAATCGCAGGAGGGGATGGAAAATCTCAGGACTTTACTGAGCTCGGAGAAAACCTGCCAGTACGTGTAAAGGCACTTGTTTTATTAGGGAGAGATGCAAAAGATATTGAGAAGGCAGCAAGGAATGCTGGATTTTCAAATATTTACCATGAAAATGATATGAATGATTGTGTAAAGAAAGCACATGAAATCTCCGAAGCTGGAGATAAGGTACTGCTGTCACCTGCTTGTGCAAGCTGGGATATGTATGATAATTATGAACAGCGGGGTAACCATTTTAAAAATTGTGTAAATCAGCTGCTTAGATAGTGGTTAGTGTTCATTAGAGTTTGGGATAAAGGGTAGCCAGAATTGAAAAAACGGAGCAATATTAAAAATTCAAAACAGGTAAACAAGTTAAAGGCGGAAGATTACACTAGGACTAGCAAGCTATCATCGAATCGTAAGTTTTTTAAGGGTGCGATGAGCAGCTTGTATACGGAAAGTGATTTCACCATACTTTTATTGGTCGCGGCTCTTACTATGTTCGGTGTTGTTATGGTGTTTAGTGCGGGCTATTATTCTACACTTGCGAAATCAACAGATGCATATTACTTTCTCAAGAGACAAGTTGCTTTTGCCGTCTCTGGTTTTGCAATTCTGTTTGTTTTTTCAAAGATAGACTATCATTCATATTCTAAGTATTACAAGCAGATTGCGCTGTTTAGCTTACTGATGCTAATGCTGCTTTTTACACCTCTTGGTGTAACCGTTAATTTTGCGAGGCGATGGATATTTATAGGACCAATCAGAATTACGCCTAGTGAAATATCAAAGCTAGCCATGATTATCTTTACGGCTACCTATCTTGCGGAGCATCCTAACAAAGCAAAACAAGGGATTACTGGAATGTCAACGATATTGGCACTTATGGCGGTTCATGCAGCTTTGATTATCAAGCAGCCAAATCTTTCTACGGCAATTGTAATAGTAGCCATTATGATTGGTATTTTATTTGTAGGCGGTTTAGCTTGGAAATACATTGTCATTGCGTTTGGTAGCTTGGGTGTGGGCATGGTCTCAATTCTGATATTTTTTAGACATACTCACTGGTACTCCAGACTTACCAACTGGATGGATCCATTTAGGGATGCTCAAGGCGAAGGATACCAAGTTTCACAGTCCATAATTGCACTAGGAAATGGCGGCTTCAAAGGGTTAGGACTTGGAAATAGCATATCCAAAAACTTATATTTACCAGAGCCGCAGAATGACTTTATTCTAGCCATAATAGGTGAAGAACTCGGCTTCGTAGGAATCTTTATAATGATGATTGTATACCTTGTTCTAATATGGAGATGTATCATGGTTTCATCTAAGGCCAAGGATAAGCTAGGCTTATTCATGGGTGCTGGAATTGCTATTATGCTGGGGTTACAGGTTATTGTAAATGTTGCTGTTGTAACCGCATCTATGCCGGCAACAGGTATCACATTGCCGTTCGTCAGCTATGGTGGAACATCATTGTGGGTATTTATGGCATCGATGGGCATAATGCTAAATATATCTAAGCAAGGAAGGGCGAAATAGATATGAGAATTATTTTAACTGGGGGAATCACTGGTGGTCATATTTACCCTGCATTAGCGATTGCAGATCAATTCAAAGAAATAGATAAGGATGCAGAGTTCCTATACCTAGGTTCTGATGAGGGTATGGAACGCTATATCGTACCAAAATACGGATATGATTTAAAGTATATCGATTCCAGGTGGTTTGACAGAAGCAGTCCGCTTAAACTCGCTAAGACACTTTTCAAAAACGAAAGGGGTAAGAGACAGGCGATTAGGGTAATGAAGCAGTTTAAGCCTGATCTTGTGATGAGCACAGGCAGCTTTGTAAGCGTGCCAGTAGTTTTAGCAGCAAGAACTCTTAAGATCCCGATATATATTCATGAGCAGAATGCTTATCCTGGTGTAGCCAATAAGCTCCTTTCTAAGTATGCTAGAAGGGTATTTCTCGGGTTTGAGGCAGCAAGAAAGTACTTTCCTAGTGAGAAAGTAGTGTATACAGGAAATCCAGTTAGAAGTGAATTTGGAGAGCAAAATAGGGAACTTGCACGTTCTGAACTAGGCATAGCGCAGGATGACTTTGTTGTCTTGATCTTTGGAGGTAGTTTAGGTGCTGAGACTATTAACGATATAGGACTTGCGATAATTAACAAATACGGAAATGATGGCAATGTAACTATCTTGTTCGGTACAGGCAAGGATTACTATGAACACGTCAATGATAGATTGACCATGGATGGCAAGAAAATACCTACAAATGTCAGAGTGATGCCTTATATTTCTGAAATGGTAAAGATGTTGTCTGCAAGCAATGTAATTATATGTAGATCGGGTGCGCTTTCAACTGCGGAAGTAACCATGGCTGGACGCGCAGCTATTTTTATTCCATCACCAAATGTTACAGGAGATCATCAATATTACAATGCGAAAGCCGTAGCCGATAACGGAGGCGCCGTTCTTATCACCGAAGACGGCGATGTAGAGGTTAGGGTACTCAATGCTTTAAAGGCTCTTAGTACAGATGCATCTATTTTAAAGGATATGGAAGAAGGAAGCTATAAATCAGCTCCAGTCGATGCTGCAAAGATAATTTGTGAAGAGATAATTAGTGACGTAAAAGCTAGACGGAGATAGGGGGTTCAATGAAAGAGGATAAAAAGACCAAACCTGAACTCAATAAAGAAGAATACCTAGAATCACTTTTTAACGGTGCTAAAGATGAACTAGAAGCATATATAGTATCTAATGACCAGTCAGATTCTGATGAGAAGTCAGAAGAACAAGTTAATATAGATACAAAATCAGAAAATTCGGATATTATAGAGTCAAAAAATAACCTGGAAAACATTTCTGAAT includes:
- a CDS encoding FtsB family cell division protein, which codes for MQVATNVAGTMNSGTHVARRGSGSINRSTRARQNSRMLAIVIVAGIMCLMMVVMSAFAANLNQENNQLQKKNDYIQAEVDSLNTKINDASNINKIEKTATEKYGMVHSESQNCVTIGDSKSSGKTNLASAIKDEAYE
- a CDS encoding penicillin-binding transpeptidase domain-containing protein, which gives rise to MAKFHNPLDKQKKKGSSKSKAVSATAKTNNRKAVSTAVTAENKSRLGFGFLAIVVCFTILIFRLAFWQVIKSDDLNAKAAEMQKIDTELDPVRGNIYDRNKKVLAQTVTKYELYGYSLNLYKKKGLDSSAKEKNLRDLSKLSGDSRKEMKKKLSGKDNLVLLAKGLDQSQVNKAQKEWGDDIVVKTKVTRSYPNGTFASTLIGSVDSKNTGLNGLEYQYNEKLAGIKGRVVRTTDIYGNSLSVGSSKYYSPQNGDSLVTSIDEVIQHYVEDALAEGMDDTGAESITCIVMDPRTGDILAMASTPSYDPNNPYTPSGDEAKKFKSLSTKEKSAYLSRMWTNPAVSGLYEPGSTFKLITSSSAIESGTTTDSSRYSCPGYINVDGTKLNCWSPVPHGTQNITEAVGNSCNPALARVALDMGKINFYKYIDIFGFTQKTRVDLPGEADPIIKNKNNVSNVDIATMGYGQGIAISPIQLMTAVNSLGNDGIMMQPKAVKEIIGPDGKVKKVIKNRRLRQTISKSTADKMRSIMEYYVSDGGGTSAYLAGYRVGGKTGTANIAENSGYSEQTIASFIAMAPMDDPQVSILVMVTRPKKSIYGAANAGPIVKKILEKTLVYKGIERKYSKSEKSALAKAEISVPDVTGINSSEAISKITAAGLKAKKMPEGTGDSFVVIDQYPKKGDKIAKGGTVYIYSE
- the rsmH gene encoding 16S rRNA (cytosine(1402)-N(4))-methyltransferase RsmH, with the protein product MTFEHVPVLFNEVIDSLDIKANGTYMDGTVGGAGHSSGICKRLSEDGHLVAVDRDSIALETAKIRLNKFKCEKTFIHANYSDTNKIKEKVETVDGILLDLGVSSYQLDTAERGFSYMHDAPMDMRMNEDDMFTAATVVNEYSEAELFRIIKEYGEERWASRIAKFIVKVRDEKHIETTGQLVEIIKAAIPASARRTGPHPAKRTFQAIRIEVNGELEHLKLAMERLPDLLAPGGRMSVITFHSLEDRIVKDAFNKRLNPCTCPPELPVCVCGKVADVRKITRKPLVASEQELEENPRARSAKLRVIEKI
- a CDS encoding SDR family oxidoreductase, with translation MRKGKRVLITDGVNAGGDMLVRSFASYGASTAFFYSNSYDKAIALSKEASALNIRCKASKLDSLWSALEVLRGYFDDELDVLVLNIDISDGTSFDDMDGDKWRHRVIAEIDGLFYTIRALRPFLNRRSGSVVITAAKNKNSGFACDILESYIEGFTISLSKSLNDANITVNAIIYEKNDSLGAHVADATRQLASSSSSFITGQIVRL
- the mraZ gene encoding division/cell wall cluster transcriptional repressor MraZ is translated as MFTGTYENSIDSKNRLIIPAKYRNQLGGECVLSRGYDRCIYIYTMEDWGLLVEKLKELRQSDPAIREFIRKLFSQASECKLDSQGRVIVPANLKSYARIDKDLVTLGAMDKIEVWSKEIFNENEDDNPMDDEDFIAKLAEYGL
- a CDS encoding UDP-N-acetylmuramoyl-tripeptide--D-alanyl-D-alanine ligase; amino-acid sequence: MKKTGIKYILESMHGAKLISDAGSKEVTSVAIDSRQVKSGTLFFAVIGGRNDGHDFLPAVKESGCLAAVVSNPDWANKIAETGDMTVILVNNTRDALMQLAKQYMADWKDLIKVAITGSVGKTSTKDFLGAVLSAKYKTGKTPGNLNSDYGVPLTVFGFEEDIEAAVIEMGAGESVHISELADIIHPQIGVVTNVGTSHLEVFGTREELTIEKLGIAKCFKDNETIIVNSDCDMLTRQKVSRIVSVGTDILTVGSKGDDNFILYNIKDKGIDGVSCALDVYTGNEDYDGTFELSIPVVGAHNLGNAALAIAVGMRLGIKPKDAISALADTHFSSGRLEIDRRDNLTIINDVYNASPESMKAGIKMLMASKAERHVAILGDMFELGDESEVLHESVGDYAVGAGLDLLITIGTNAEAIANAAKAANREAGRNIASQTRLISYKDKDEAIKDLSTILHRGDLILVKASRGMKLEDVISAIN
- a CDS encoding acyl-[acyl-carrier-protein] thioesterase, yielding MRFKTHYNIRSYEVDLHGALKPMQLMQLLQESGDRQMREEAVAYDELYTKEHKSFVVSRMNIEVFRPVEKYSDVNVETWIVPGKGANFPRGYEMYKDGQLVAKAICNWALVDTITGKLIASKDYDMGTYSMDEAPELSIPRRFRIPKELKFQEVESSKVAMSMIDINMHMNNTVYASKLYDNIDDAEKYFITSINLRYVHEAPLGSEFKVYRSDAVDPGEMDCRAEKLVYFYTEADGLLNLEAAVGLKKVII
- the mraY gene encoding phospho-N-acetylmuramoyl-pentapeptide-transferase, which codes for MNISLVVVFIVSLLISTIGTKLLIPFLKQKQFGQFIREEGPEAHKKKAGTPTMGGVMIVLGIVAGLAYAIFTNGNAADTFAIIFTMLVFGAIGFLDDFEKIAKKNNLGLTAKQKILLQVLLSLGIGIYMILGGNGTDVLIPFVNVYVNFGVLFMPFVILTEVAMSNGVNLSDGLDGLASSVTLVVVILLAVVGYTHDVYILTVSGLAIAGSLIGFLVFNKYPAKIFMGDTGSMALGGVLSAIAIVSKTEFLLPIAGIIYVVESLSVIIQVVYFRKTGGKRFFRMAPIHHHFELGGMKEYNVVKLFTLVTVCSSVVAYFSVA